One segment of Nyctibius grandis isolate bNycGra1 chromosome 11, bNycGra1.pri, whole genome shotgun sequence DNA contains the following:
- the TSPAN3 gene encoding tetraspanin-3, giving the protein MEQCGITSSKTVLVFLNLIFWAAAGILSYVGAYVFITYDDYDHFFEDVYTLIPAVVIIAVGTLLFIIGLIGCCATIRESRCGLAAFVIILLLVFITEVGGVVLGYIYRAKVEDEVDHSIWKVYNGYNGTNPDAASRAIDYVQRQLRCCGIHNYSDWENTVWFKQTKNNSVPLSCCKAAFSNCTGSLTRPMDLYSEGCEALVVKKLQEIMMYVIWAALAFAAIQLLGMLCACVVLCRRSRDPAYELLITGGTYA; this is encoded by the exons ATGGAGCAGTGCGGCATCACCTCCTCCAAAACCGTCCTCGTCTTCCTTAACCTTATCTTCTGG GCAGCAGCAGGCATACTGTCCTACGTGGGAGCCTATGTGTTCATCACATATGATGACTATGATCACTTCTTTGAAGACGTCTACACACTAATTCCAGCAGTTGTTATCATAGCTGTGGGAACACTTCTTTTTATCATTGGACTTATTGGGTGCTGTGCCACAATTCGAGAAAGTCGCTGTGGACTCGCTGCG TTTGTGATCATCCTGCTCTTGGTTTTTATCACTGAAGTTGGGGGGGTGGTTCTTGGATACATCTACAGAGCAAAG GTGGAGGATGAAGTTGATCACAGCATTTGGAAAGTGTACAATGGATACAATGGGACAAATCCTGATGCAGCCAGTCGTGCTATTGACTATGTACAGAGGCAG CTGCGCTGCTGTGGGATCCATAACTATTCAGACTGGGAGAATACGGTCTGGTtcaaacaaactaaaaataacaGCGTGCCACTTAGCTGTTGCAAAGCAGCCTTCAGCAATTGTACTGGCAGTTTGACCCGCCCGATGGACCTTTATTCTGAG GGGTGTGAGGCTCTGGTTGTAAAGAAGCTTCAAGAGATCATGATGTACGTCATCTGGGCAGCACTAGCATTTGCTGCTATTCAG CTTCTGGGCATGTTGTGTGCCTGTGTAGTACTATGTAGGAGGAGCCGGGATCCTGCGTACGAACTTCTCATCACTGGCGGAACCTACGCCTAG